ACATGGCAGCGCGATGGTGTGCCGCACAGTCCCGAGGCCTGGCTGCTCACTGCCGCACGGCGTTCGCTGTTCAACGTCATCCGCCATCAGAAGGTCATCGCGGCTAACGAATCTACCATTCTCGCTTTAGAGGAAAGCCGCTTCGATCCAGCCGCGTCGACTCCGTTTCCTGACGAGCGGCTGAAGCTGCTCTTCGTCTGTGCGCACCCCGCTATCGATCCAGCGATGCACACGCCGCTGATGCTGCAGACGGTGCTTGGTCTTGATGCCGCACGCATCGCACCGGCCTTTCTGGTCTCGCCATCCACCATGAGCCAGCGGCTGGTGCGCGCAAAGACCAAGATCAACTATGGCGGCATCCCCTTCCGGGTACCCGAGGAGCGCGAGCTGCCGGAGCGTTTGAATGCCGTGCTGGAAGGCATCTACGCAGCCTATGGAATCGGCTGGGACGACATGATGGGCATCGACCATCGCGGCAAAGATCTTGCGGAAGAGGCGTTGTGGCTTGCGCGCGTGCTGCTTGCGCTGATGCCCGAAGAACCGGAGGCCCGCGGCCTGCTCGCGCTGATGCTCCACTGCGAAGCCCGCCGCCGGGCACGCAGAGATTCCGCCGGCCGCTATGTTCCGCTCTCCGAACAGGATCCTCGGCTGTGGTCGCAAGCTCATCTTGAAGAGGCAGAACAACACCTGGCTATCGCGGCTAAGGTGCTACGCCCGGGCCGGTTTCAGCTTGAGGCGGCCATCCAATCCGTCCACGCGGAACGCGCGCACAGCGGGCGCACCGAGTGGCCCGCCATCGTCTTCTTCTACGAACAACTCATGCGCATCGCGCCCACGCTCGGCACCAGGACCAGCCATGCCGCAGCTGTTGCCGAAGCGTCCGGCCCTGCGGCAGCGTTGCAGTTGCTCGACGCCATCGATCTCAAGAGCGTCTCGGCCTATCAACCCTACTGGGCGGTGCGGGCGCATCTGCTGCAGCGGCTCGGGAAGGCCGAAGAAGCCCATCACGCCTTCGAACGCGCCATCGGTCTCTCGGAAGATCCGGCTGTGCGGAACTTCCTCCTCGAAAAACTCCGCTGATTTTTCCTTCGCCTGTCGAAAACTCTCTCCTCCGCGTGTCACCTCTCTAGAAAGCCCACGGAGAACACCTATGTGCCCCTTCTGCTTTTCCACCCTGGGAATGATCGTCGTCAGCACCGCCGCCGGTGGCGGGGTTGCGGCGCTCATCGCAAAAGCATCCCGCAGGCAGAACCCGCAACCACCCGGGCCCGGCGCGGACCAGAGGAGATAGCACCATGCCGTTGCCTACCATTGAGAATCCGAATGTCGTCTCGCGCGAAGCCTGGATCGAGGCTCGCAGAAACCTTCTCGTCAAAGAGAAGGCCCTCACCCGCCAGCGCGACGCCCTTAGCGAAGAGCGGCGTGGACTGCCCTGGGTCAAGATCGAAAAGGAGTATGTCTTCGACGGCCCCAAAGGCAAGGTCACGCTAAGCCAGCTTTTCGACGGCCGCAGCCAGCTCTTCATCAAGCACTTCATGATGGGCCCGGGCGCGACCACGCAATGCGTCGGCTGCTCCCTCGAGGTCGATCACGTCGCCGGCATCCTGGAACACCTGCGCAACCACGACATCACCTACGCCGCCGTTGCGCGTGCGCCGATCGAGGAGATTGAGGCGGTGCGCGAGCGCATGGACTGGCACTTTCCCTGGGTCTCGTCCTTCGGCTCCGATTTCAATTACGACTTCAACGTCTCCTTCACGCCCGAACAGGTAGCCTCAGGCGAGGCTCTGTACAACTTCCAGGCGGCGCCCGGCTGGGCTGCCGGGATCGAAGATCTCTCCGGCGACAGTGTCTTCTTCAAAGACGACAAGGGGGATATCTATCTGACCTATGCCACCTTCGGCCGCGGTGGCGAAGAGTTCCTCGGCGCCTACCGGATCATCGAGGTCACTCCCAAGGGACGCGAAGAGAACGGCCCCTTCCGCAGCCTTACGGACTGGGTGCGGCCACACAATATGTACGGCAAAGGCGGTACGGTCGAAGCCAACGGGCGCTACCATCAGCCGGCCTGCGGCTGTGCAGTCCATCAGCAATAAAATGTGGCGCCGCGCTCCATTGGTTAGTGGGGCGCGGCATCGCGACAGGGAGAACGTGCATGAAGAACTTGTTTGAGGCCGCCACCATTGCGGAGGTGAAGCAGCGCATGGCGGAGCTGACGCCGGAGAGCAGGCCGCAATGGGGCAGGATGAATGCCGCTCAAGCGCTGGCGCACTGCGGAATCGCCCTGAGTATGGCTGCCGGTGAGCTGACCCCACCGCGATCTCTCCTGGGCCGCGTCTTCGGCCGGGCCGCGATCAACTCCTTATTTCAGGGAAAACCGATGGGCCGTAATGCTGCCGGTCACCCCACCGCGCAGGTGACAGACGAGCGCGATCTGGAAACCGAGCGCCAGAACCTCCTCCATCGGCTCGATAGCTTCCAGGCAGACGGTCCCGCCGGCTGCACCCGCCATCCTCACTTTTTCTTTGGCAAGCTTACGCCGGAGGAATGGGCCGCTTTTCAGTACATTCATCTCGATCACCACCTGCGGCAGTTCGGCGTGTGACCCTTTCCGCGCTGGGTGTATCGACAAATTCGATTTGTGTTTAGGAAATTTAGGGTATTCCCAACCCACCCTGGCGTTGCGAGCGTTCACCCCAACGAACATAGTTCGTTGGGGTGAACGAGGGTGCGCCCAGGTTCATCTATCTATAAATAGACAAATACTTTAATATGGTTATTTATAAATAGACGTATATCAAAAATTTGTCTATCTTTGAATAGTCATAATTCTGAATTTTGTTGATCTATGGATAGTCAAGGAGAGTCATCATGAAGGAGAACTTTCGGCGGCTTCGTGCTCAGCAGATCGACAGAATGGTGCAGCCTCTTCGGTCGGTGTCGTTGCCTCGCCCCCCAAGAGGGTGGATCCGCGCTCTTCGGGAGGCAATGGGAGTGTCCTCCAGCGAGTTGGCGCGTCGCCTCAAAGCGAACCGCTCTCTGGCTTCGCAACAGGAGAAAGCGGAGGTTGGCGATCGAATCACGCTTCGAAGTCTGCGCGCATGTGCGAATGCGCTCGACTGCGATCTTGTCTATGCCTTCGTTCCCCGTGGCGCCACGATCGAGGAGACGTTAGCGGCACGTGCGCACGCCGCGGCCTCTCTCACCGTTCGTCGCGTAGAACACTCCATGGCGCTGGAAGACCAGGCAAGCGGCAATGTGGAGCTAGCGATCGAAGCTCAGACGCGGCGTGTGAAACACAGTGGACCGAGCCGATGACGCTGTTCACGACTGGAGAAGGAAACACACCTCTCTCGCCCGACGAACAGGCCGACCTCATTCCCAATCTCGCAACCAAAGAGGAGTTGAACCAATGGGAGCGAGAGAACATCGTCGTAGCATACTCATGGGCGCTCGATCGGAAGACGCTCGCAAAACAGGATGCGTTGTCGGAGCCTTATCTTCGTGAACTCCATCGCCGCATGTTCAATGAGACATGGAGATGGGCCGGCATGTATCGCACGACCGAAAAGAACATCGGCATTCCTCATCACCAGATTCGAGAGCAGCTGGCGGTTCTTATCGGAAACACGCGTTATTGGATCGAACACAAGACATTCCCACCCGATCGGATAGCAATACGCTTCCATCATCGGCTCGTCTTCATCCATCCCTTCGCCAATGGGAATGGAAGACACGCGCGGCTGATGGCTGATGTTTTGGCCAAACTATCAGGCCGCCCCGACTTTACCTGGGGTGGCGCTGACATCGTAGCCCAAGGGAATATCCGGCGAGGCTATATCGATGCTTTGCGAGCTGCTGACAAGAACGACATCGAACCGCTGCTGGCGTTCGCACGGTCATAGCGATAGCGAAGCCGCGGCAGGTCTAGACTTTTAAGAGGAGTTGTATCGAGATGTACCGATCTGTGAAATCGAGCCGGCCGCGGTGGGGATCGAGCTGGCTGCGGTGGTTTGGCATTTTTGTGGCGTTCACGGCCACGGCGAAGACACAGACTGCATCGCCGCAAGCTCCGGCGGCCACGACATCAGAACATCGCACGCCCAAGTCCTCCCGCGAAGCTCTGCAGGAGCGCGGTGTCGGCGTCGATCCTGACTCCTTGATGAAGGCGCTCTCGCACTCCGATCCAGAGGTGCGGCGTCTGGCCGCCATGCGGCTGGGGACGGACAACGTACGCAGTGCGACACCGGCGCTGAAATCGGCACTGCAGAAAGAGACCGACTCGGGCGTCACCCTCAGCATGATGGGCTCCCTGTTTCGGCTGGCGCCGCGGTCGGGAGAGTCCTATGTCGCCGGGCTCTGCCAGGACCCTGCGCTGGGTATCCAGGTCAATCTCGCCGTCGCCAACGCACTCACCACACTGGATGTAGCTCAGGCCGCCCGTGCATGCGCTCCAACCTTAGAAGCGTGGGTAACGAAGAATTCCCCTAACCCGGACGATGCCGCCAACGCGCTCACCGCACTGGCCTCGCTGCAATCGAAGCTCGACGAAGAGACCGTGGTGCGCCTGCGCAAGCTGTCCATCGGCTTCCTGGCCGGGCAGGAGTTCGGCCGGCGTATTGCCGCGATCGAGTGGCTCAGCCGCGACCGCTCCGCCGAGGCGCAGAAGGCCCTGGAGCAGGCCATGGATACGGAAAAAGACCCGGCCCTGCGCGATCTGATGAAACATATCGTGAATTCCCGGCCGGCGAAGTAGAGCCCAATCCGGCTTCCCGTACCACGGCACGTAAAATAAAAGAAAAACGTCCAGCACTCTTGCTAGGACCTTGAGGTTTGAATGTCGGTCATCCTGGAACACCTACCTACCGGCCAGAAGGTCGGAATCGCCTTCTCCGGCGGCCTGGACACCTCCGCCGCCCTGCACTGGATGAAACAGAAGGGTGCGATTCCGTACGCCTATACGGCCAATCTCGGCCAGCCCGATGAGGCCGACTACGACGCCATTCCGCGCAAGGCACTGGAGTACGGCGCGGAGAAGGCTGTTCTGATCGACTGCCGCGCGCAGCTTGTCCGCGAGGGCATCGCCGCCCTGCAGGCCGGCGCCTTCCACATCACTACCGCCGGCGTGACCTACTTCAACACCACCCCCATCGGCCGTGCCGTAACCGGCACCATGCTGGTGACCGCGATGAAGGAAGACGGCGTCAACATCTGGGGCGACGGCTCGACCTTCAAGGGCAATGACATCGAGCGCTTCTATCGCTACGGCCTGCTGGTCAACCCCGACCTGAAGGTCTATAAGCCGTGGCTCGACTCCACCTTTATCGACGAGCTGGGCGGACGCGCCGAGATGTCGGAGTTCATGCAGCGCTCGGGCTTCGCCTACAAGATGTCGGCGGAGAAGGCCTACTCGACCGACTCCAACATTCTGGGCGCAACCCACGAGGCCAAGGACCTGGAGCTGCTGAGCTCGTCCTTCCGCATCGTGCAGCCGATCATGGGCGTCGCCTTCTGGCGCGACGATGTTCCGGTCAAAGCCGAAGAGATCACCATCCGCTTTGAAGAGGGTTTCCCGGTCGCGCTGAATGGTACTGAGTACACCGATCCGGTCGAGCTGATGCTCGAGGCTAATCGCATCGGCGGCCGTCATGGCCTGGGCATGAGCGACCAGATCGAGAACCGCATCATCGAGGCCAAGAGCCGCGGCATCTACGAGGCTCCGGGCATGGCGCTGATCTTCGCCGCCTACGAGCGTCTGATCACCGGCATCCACAACGAAGACACCATCGAGCAGTACCGCGACAACGGCCGCAAGCTGGGCCGCCTGCTCTACCAGGGCCGCTGGTTCGACTCGCAGGCCATCATGCTGCGCGAAGCTGCAACCCGCTGGGTTGCCAAGCCGATCACCGGCGAGGTTACGCTGGAGCTGCGCCGCGGCAATGACTACTCGATCCTGAACACCGACTCGCCCAACCTGACCTTCAAGCCCGAGCGCCTGACCATGGAGAAGGGCGAGAGCACCTTCTCACCCCGCGACCGTATCGGCCAGCTCACCATGCGCAACCTCGACATCATCGACACGCGCGAGAAGCTGCTGACCTACGCCAAGTCGGGCCTGATCAAGCTGAGCCAGGGCACCGAGATGCCGCAGCTCAATTCGGGTGAGAAAGAGTAGTTGGTTTTTCTAATGGGTGGGAGCCGTGGGCTTCAGCCCACGGTTTAGCAGCAACATAAGGATTGGGCTTTAGCCCTGGGCTTTTCTTCTGCCCGACAGAAGAGGCCCAGGGCTAAAGCCCAATTTATTTAAGAGCTTCTATCAGCGGGCTGAAGCCCGCTGCTCCCACCCATTCGTGCCCGTAGGAAGACTTTCCCCTATCAACTCGCCTGCAGCCGCCACTCCGTCGGGGTACATCCGACACGCTCGCGGAAGGCGCGGGTGAAGTTCACCGGCGAGTTGAAGCCGCAACGAACTGCGATCTCTCCAACAGACGCCGCAGAATGCCTCAGCAACGCCTTCGCCTCATCCATCCTCCGGTCCAACAGATACTGATGCGGAGTCTGCCCGGTGCTGCTACGGAAGGCGCGCGCGAAGTGGAAGGGGCTGATCTCCAGCTCCTCGGCGATCTCGTCCAGGCGCAGGTCCGTGGTGAGGTGTTCGTTCATGAACTCCATCGCCCGGCGCAGCTGGGGCCGTGGCAGCCCGCCCTTGATCACCGGGGACTTATAAGCTCCGCCCGCATACTTCCGAAGCAGATGATGCTGCAGGTCAAGCGACAGCAGGTTGGCATACAGGCTTCCCAGTGGCCAGCCGTCGTGTACCTGTCTGCCCATCTCCATCAACAGATTGCGCAGGCCGCTGTCGGTCGCCGACCATTGCGGGGAGAAGTTCACCTCCGGCGAGCCTGTCGTCTCCTCCGCCAATCTGGCGATCTCGTTCGACTTCAGCGAGAGCAGCAGGCGATCCGAGGGCCCAGTCCAGCGCAGCCGGTCGCGGGTGCCCGCCGGCAGCACGATCATCGATCCCGGCGCAGTGGTCTCGACCCGGTTCTTCCCTTCTGTCCACCACTCGAAGTCCGAATCGCCGCTGAGCTGCAGGTGGAGACACAGATCTCCGTGCTCATGTTCGGGGATCTCCATGGGCTTGACGGAGTGGCGCTCCAGCACCACACCCGACCATGGCTGCTCCGCCGCCTGGACCGGCTCCGGCAACAGAGGGACAAGGTCCCGGTTGCGGATCACCAGAATGCGGTCGGCCGAGCTCATGTTTTAAGAGTACGCTCCTCATTCCAGCAAGATTTGCATACTCCGGGACCCGGGCAGCGACATCCTAAGTACGGATCGAAAGTTGGATCGGGGAGGCTACCATGGGCAAGTTTACGGAGTGGGTCAGCGAATCATTCATCTGGGGCGTAGGCGTCACCCGCCCGAAGCCAGGCAGCGAGCGCTTTGCCGCACGTTACATCACCGGACTTCTGCTGGGAGCCATTGCGCTTCTCGCAGCCGTTTTCCTGGCTGTTGTCACGCACATCTAAAGCCGGCTGACTGCCTTCGCAAGCCGGTCAGTGGCTACAGAAGTTGAGCGACATTTATTGGCAGATCTGGCATCGAATGAGCGAGATCTTTAAGGAGTCGCTCAGTTATGCCAGGTCGTCCTACGTGGTCGGGATCGCTTCAGATTTCGCTCGTTTCCATCGCAGTTAAGATCTTTCCGGCGACCAATCCTGCACGCCAGGTCGAGTTCCATCAGATCGACCGGTAGCTTCGCGACTCCAAATCGGCGCTGACTGGGGCGAAAGATGTAGCGGTGGATGCGGATGAGCTGTCTCTGGCAAAGCAGCTCATCAACGGAAGCACCTCAAAGTTCGATCTCAGCGCTTATAAAGATGACTACGATGCCGCCGTCAAGAAACTGGTGGAGGCAAAGCGCAAAGGCAAACCTCTTCCTGAAGAAGAGCCGCAGCCGGCGAAACCCAAAGTCGTCAACATCATGGATGCGCTGCGCAACAGCCTTGCGGAGACGAAGAAGCCAAAGCGGACGAAGGCGAAAAAGAGCAGCAGGCGAAAGAAGGCAGCTTAAGGGCGTATCGATAAGTTCGTTCTGTTCAAGCGCTGCCCCTAGGAGCCCCCGATCGGCCTGCCCTTCGTCCAACCGGAAAAAGTGTCAATCCGATAGAGCATTTTTCCTGTAGGTGTCGTGCAGAGCTTGTGCATCTATGGGCGTTTTCCGCGATGAAAACGCCGCTGCAAGCTCCTCCCGGGATACCCAGCAACAGGAAAAATACTCTAGAATTTCAATATTGCTTACCAAGCTTACATTTGCCAATCTTGCGCACCGTCCTGTTCGAACGCTGCTTAGCATCCTGGCCATCGCGGTTGAAGTAACCATGATCCTCACCCTCGTTGGAGTGAGCAATGGCACTTTGCATGAATCAGCTCGCCGTGCGCGTGGAAGTGGAGCAGACATTCTGGTACGCGCACCCGGCGCCTCGTCGGCACTGACGCTGAGTTCCTCCCCGATGAGCGACAAGTTCGTCAACATTCTTCGGCAGGAACCGCATATTGTGTTGGCGACTGGAACGATGGTGCAGCCGCTCGAACTCTTCGATACGATCACCGGCATCGATCTGTATCAGTTCACCCGTATGAGCGGAGGCTTCCGCTTCACGCAGGGTGGGCCTCCGGTTAACGACATGGACATGATCGTGGACGAACCCTATGCCCGTGAAAAGCATCTGCACGTTGGCAGCACCGTCACGCTGCTGACACAGAAGTGGACTATCTCCGGAATCTACGAGCCCGGGAAGCTGGCTCGTATCTGCGTCAAATTACCCGTGCTGCAGCGCGTTACGGGAAATCCTGGCCGCTTGAGCCAGGTGTATCTCAAGGTCGACGATTCCGGTAAGGCACAGAGCATTGTCGATGCCCTGCGGAAGACCTACCCGGAATATCCGATCTACACCATGGAGTACTACACCTCGCTGCTTCAGGTAAGCAGTGTAGGGCTCCTGCGCAATTTCACCTATGTCGTGATTGGCGTTGCCATGATCGTCGGATTCATTGTCGTCTTCATGGCCATGTATACGGCCGTTCTTGAACGAACAAGGGAGATCGGCATTCTTAAGGCAGTCGGCAGTTCCTCAGGCATGATCCTCAACATGCTCTTACGCGAGACTTTGCTGCTGGCAGTCATAGGGACCATCGTCGGCATTCTACTGACGTATGTCACTCAATGGCTGATCGTTCACTTTGCTCCAGGTGGAATGACGCAGGAGACAGTGTACGCATGGTGGCCCATTACCGGGGCAATCGCCATTGTTGGATCTCTGGCCGGCGCAATTGTTCCGGGCCTGAAAGCGGTCCGTCAGGACGCGACGGAGGCTCTCTCTTATGAGTAAAATGCCCTTCATTCAGGTTCGCAAGCTGACCAAGACATACCGGGTAGGCGATGTGGATGTGCATGCCCTACGCGGGATGGATCTCGACGTTGCCAAAGGCGAGTTCATCGCGGTCGTTGGGTCGTCTGGATCAGGCAAGTCCACTCTCTTCAATATCCTGGGAGGGCTAACTCCTCCTTCGACCGGAAGCATCCATATTGGAGGCAAGGATTTGTCTCACATGACGAATGCCGAACGGACGAACATGCGTAAGAACACGGTGGGTTTTGTATTTCAGAAGTACAACTTGCTGCCAACTCTTTCAGCAGAAGACAACATCAAGATTGTGAAATACATCGGCGGAAATGGGACAGATCTTGATTCCCCCTTCCAGGACGTTCTTCATCTACTTGGAATCGCGGAGAGGCTCAAACACAAGCCCCGGGCGCTGTCGGGTGGGCAGCAGCAGCGAGTTGCGATTGCCCGCGCCATCGTGAACCGAC
This genomic window from Terriglobus albidus contains:
- the argG gene encoding argininosuccinate synthase, yielding MSVILEHLPTGQKVGIAFSGGLDTSAALHWMKQKGAIPYAYTANLGQPDEADYDAIPRKALEYGAEKAVLIDCRAQLVREGIAALQAGAFHITTAGVTYFNTTPIGRAVTGTMLVTAMKEDGVNIWGDGSTFKGNDIERFYRYGLLVNPDLKVYKPWLDSTFIDELGGRAEMSEFMQRSGFAYKMSAEKAYSTDSNILGATHEAKDLELLSSSFRIVQPIMGVAFWRDDVPVKAEEITIRFEEGFPVALNGTEYTDPVELMLEANRIGGRHGLGMSDQIENRIIEAKSRGIYEAPGMALIFAAYERLITGIHNEDTIEQYRDNGRKLGRLLYQGRWFDSQAIMLREAATRWVAKPITGEVTLELRRGNDYSILNTDSPNLTFKPERLTMEKGESTFSPRDRIGQLTMRNLDIIDTREKLLTYAKSGLIKLSQGTEMPQLNSGEKE
- a CDS encoding transcriptional regulator — encoded protein: MKENFRRLRAQQIDRMVQPLRSVSLPRPPRGWIRALREAMGVSSSELARRLKANRSLASQQEKAEVGDRITLRSLRACANALDCDLVYAFVPRGATIEETLAARAHAAASLTVRRVEHSMALEDQASGNVELAIEAQTRRVKHSGPSR
- a CDS encoding DUF1569 domain-containing protein translates to MKNLFEAATIAEVKQRMAELTPESRPQWGRMNAAQALAHCGIALSMAAGELTPPRSLLGRVFGRAAINSLFQGKPMGRNAAGHPTAQVTDERDLETERQNLLHRLDSFQADGPAGCTRHPHFFFGKLTPEEWAAFQYIHLDHHLRQFGV
- a CDS encoding mobile mystery protein B — its product is MTLFTTGEGNTPLSPDEQADLIPNLATKEELNQWERENIVVAYSWALDRKTLAKQDALSEPYLRELHRRMFNETWRWAGMYRTTEKNIGIPHHQIREQLAVLIGNTRYWIEHKTFPPDRIAIRFHHRLVFIHPFANGNGRHARLMADVLAKLSGRPDFTWGGADIVAQGNIRRGYIDALRAADKNDIEPLLAFARS
- a CDS encoding HEAT repeat domain-containing protein is translated as MYRSVKSSRPRWGSSWLRWFGIFVAFTATAKTQTASPQAPAATTSEHRTPKSSREALQERGVGVDPDSLMKALSHSDPEVRRLAAMRLGTDNVRSATPALKSALQKETDSGVTLSMMGSLFRLAPRSGESYVAGLCQDPALGIQVNLAVANALTTLDVAQAARACAPTLEAWVTKNSPNPDDAANALTALASLQSKLDEETVVRLRKLSIGFLAGQEFGRRIAAIEWLSRDRSAEAQKALEQAMDTEKDPALRDLMKHIVNSRPAK
- a CDS encoding ABC transporter permease, which encodes MLTKLTFANLAHRPVRTLLSILAIAVEVTMILTLVGVSNGTLHESARRARGSGADILVRAPGASSALTLSSSPMSDKFVNILRQEPHIVLATGTMVQPLELFDTITGIDLYQFTRMSGGFRFTQGGPPVNDMDMIVDEPYAREKHLHVGSTVTLLTQKWTISGIYEPGKLARICVKLPVLQRVTGNPGRLSQVYLKVDDSGKAQSIVDALRKTYPEYPIYTMEYYTSLLQVSSVGLLRNFTYVVIGVAMIVGFIVVFMAMYTAVLERTREIGILKAVGSSSGMILNMLLRETLLLAVIGTIVGILLTYVTQWLIVHFAPGGMTQETVYAWWPITGAIAIVGSLAGAIVPGLKAVRQDATEALSYE
- a CDS encoding DUF899 domain-containing protein, with protein sequence MPLPTIENPNVVSREAWIEARRNLLVKEKALTRQRDALSEERRGLPWVKIEKEYVFDGPKGKVTLSQLFDGRSQLFIKHFMMGPGATTQCVGCSLEVDHVAGILEHLRNHDITYAAVARAPIEEIEAVRERMDWHFPWVSSFGSDFNYDFNVSFTPEQVASGEALYNFQAAPGWAAGIEDLSGDSVFFKDDKGDIYLTYATFGRGGEEFLGAYRIIEVTPKGREENGPFRSLTDWVRPHNMYGKGGTVEANGRYHQPACGCAVHQQ
- a CDS encoding ABC transporter ATP-binding protein — encoded protein: MPFIQVRKLTKTYRVGDVDVHALRGMDLDVAKGEFIAVVGSSGSGKSTLFNILGGLTPPSTGSIHIGGKDLSHMTNAERTNMRKNTVGFVFQKYNLLPTLSAEDNIKIVKYIGGNGTDLDSPFQDVLHLLGIAERLKHKPRALSGGQQQRVAIARAIVNRPAILLADEPTGNLDSQNSIAVLKLLKDLNERLGQTILMITHDEEAASYAHRRVHMKDGQLVRTA
- a CDS encoding RNA polymerase sigma factor, coding for MSSGGRNEIDRTIERVARESYGRLIAYLSAHTRDLASAEDALSEALVAALNTWQRDGVPHSPEAWLLTAARRSLFNVIRHQKVIAANESTILALEESRFDPAASTPFPDERLKLLFVCAHPAIDPAMHTPLMLQTVLGLDAARIAPAFLVSPSTMSQRLVRAKTKINYGGIPFRVPEERELPERLNAVLEGIYAAYGIGWDDMMGIDHRGKDLAEEALWLARVLLALMPEEPEARGLLALMLHCEARRRARRDSAGRYVPLSEQDPRLWSQAHLEEAEQHLAIAAKVLRPGRFQLEAAIQSVHAERAHSGRTEWPAIVFFYEQLMRIAPTLGTRTSHAAAVAEASGPAAALQLLDAIDLKSVSAYQPYWAVRAHLLQRLGKAEEAHHAFERAIGLSEDPAVRNFLLEKLR
- a CDS encoding helix-turn-helix domain-containing protein is translated as MSSADRILVIRNRDLVPLLPEPVQAAEQPWSGVVLERHSVKPMEIPEHEHGDLCLHLQLSGDSDFEWWTEGKNRVETTAPGSMIVLPAGTRDRLRWTGPSDRLLLSLKSNEIARLAEETTGSPEVNFSPQWSATDSGLRNLLMEMGRQVHDGWPLGSLYANLLSLDLQHHLLRKYAGGAYKSPVIKGGLPRPQLRRAMEFMNEHLTTDLRLDEIAEELEISPFHFARAFRSSTGQTPHQYLLDRRMDEAKALLRHSAASVGEIAVRCGFNSPVNFTRAFRERVGCTPTEWRLQAS